One Myotis daubentonii chromosome 3, mMyoDau2.1, whole genome shotgun sequence genomic window carries:
- the ABCD3 gene encoding ATP-binding cassette sub-family D member 3 isoform X2, which translates to MVDKVFFSRLSRILKIMVPRTFCKETGYLILIAVMLVSRTYCDVWMIQNGTLIESGIIGRSRKDFKRYLFNFIAAMPLISLVNNFLKFGLNELKLCFRVRLTKYLYEEYLQAFTYYKMGNLDNRIANPDQLLTQDVEKFCNSVVDLYSNLSKPFLDIVLYIFKLTSAIGAQGPASMMAYLLVSGLFLTRLRRPIGKMTITEQKYEGEYRYVNSRLITNSEEIAFYDGNKREKQTIHAVFQKLVEHLHNFILFRFSMGFIDSIIAKYLATVVGYLVVSRPFLDLSHPRHLKSTHSELLEDYYQSGRMLLRMSQALGRIVLAGREMTRLAGFTARISELMQVLKDLKNGKYERTMISQQERGIEGAQSIPLIPGAGEIINADNIIKFDHVPLATPNGDILIRDLNFEVRSGANVLICGPNGCGKSSLFRVLGELWPLFGGRLTKPERGKLFYVPQRPYMTLGTLRDQVIYPDGREDQKRKGISDLVLKEYLDNVQLGHILEREGGWDSVQDWMDVLSGGEKQRMAMARLFYHKPQFAILDECTSAVSVDVEGYIYNHCREVGITLFTVSHRKSLWKHHEYYLHMDGRGNYEFKQITEDTVEFGS; encoded by the exons TGGTATCATTGGTCGTAGCAGAAAAGATTTCAAGAGATACTTATTCAACTTCATCGCTGCCATGCCTCTC atctCTCTGGTTAATAACTTCTTGAAGTTTGGGTTAAATGAGCTCAAACTGTGCTTCCGAGTAAGGCTAACTAAATACCTCTATGAGGAGTATCTCCA AGCTTTCACATATTATAAAATGGGGAATCTGGACAACAGAATAGCTAACCCAGACCAGCTGCTTACACAAGATGTAGAAAAGTTTTGTAACAGTGTAGTTGATCTGTATTCAAATCTTAGTAAG CCATTTTTAGACATAGTTTTGTATATCTTCAAGTTAACGAGTGCAATAGGAGCTCAG GGCCCAGCAAGCATGATGGCCTATTTGCTTGTTTCTGGGCTGTTCCTAACTCGACTTAGAAGACCCATTGGTAAGATGACAATAACTGAGCAAAAGTATGAAGGAGAGTATAGATATGTTAATTCCCGGCTCATCACAAACAG tgaaGAAATTGCCTTTTATGAtgggaataaaagagaaaagcagacaaTCCATGCGGTCTTCCAAAAACTG GTGGAACACCTGcataatttcattttgtttcgGTTTTCCATGGGCTTCATCGATAGCATAATTGCCAAAT ATCTTGCCACTGTAGTTGGTTACCTAGTTGTCAGCCGCCCTTTCCTAGATTTGTCTCATCCTCGACATCTCAAGAGTACACATTCAGAACTTCTGGAG gATTACTACCAAAGTGGAAGGATGCTTTTGCGGATGTCTCAAGCTCTGGGTCGAATAGTTTTGGCTGGCCGTGAAATGACTAGATTGGCTGG ttttactGCTCGGATTTCAGAATTAATGCAAGTattaaaggatttaaaaaatggaaaatacgAACGCACAATGATCTCTCAACAAGAAAGGG GTATTGAAGGAGCACAAAGCATTCCCTTGATACCTGGAGCTGGAGAAATCATCAATGCTGATAACATTATAAA ATTTGATCATGTTCCTTTAGCAACGCCAAATGGAGATATCTTGATCCGAGATCTTAATTTTgaa GTTCGATCTGGGGCCAATGTTTTAATTTGTGGTCCAAATGGCTGTGGGAAGAGTTCACTTTTCCGTGTTCTTGGTGAA TTATGGCCTCTTTTTGGAGGACGTCTAACTAAACCTGAGAGAGGAAAGTTATTTTATGTTCCTCAG AGACCTTATATGACCCTTGGAACCCTTCGAGACCAAGTGATATATCCAGATGGAAGAGAAGAtcaaaaaaggaaggggatatCTGACCTA GTACTGAAGGAATACTTAGATAATGTCCAGTTGGGTCATATTCTTGAACGCGAAGGAGGCTGGGACAGTGTTCAGGATTGGATGGATGTGCTCAGTGGTGGAGAGAAGCAAAGAATGGCA ATGGCAAGATTATTTTATCATAAACCCCAGTTTGCCATTTTGGACGAATGCACCAGCGCAGTGAGTGTGGACGTGGAAGGCTACATCTACAATCACTGTCGAGAG GTTGGCATCACCCTCTTCACTGTGTCTCATAGGAAGTCTCTTTGGAAACACCATGAG TATTACCTGCATATGGATGGCAGAGGCAATTATGAATTTAAACAGATAACAGAAGATACAGTTGAGTTTGGCTCTTAG